The DNA sequence CCTCTCCTATATAGGCCCCAGCTTTTTTTAGCAATTCTATTTCGACTTCATTTGCTCCTGCAAGTATACCACCTATAACAAATGAAGCCTGTAATAATGCCCCTGTCTTTAAAGCATAGGTATATCTTATGACTTCTTCTGTCATTTTCCTACCGCAGTATTCCACATCCACACATTGACCGCCGATCATACCAAATCCTCCGGTAGCTCTTGCCAATTTATATAATGCTCTTGTCATTCGCTTTAATACAATGATATCATCCACTTCCTGCATTTTATTTGATATTATCTCAAATGCCTGTACAGATAGCATATCACCTGCAAGTATTGCCATATCTTCTCCATGGCTAACCCATGTGGTAGGTTTTCCTCTTCTTAATCTGTCATTGTCCATTGCCGGTAAATCATCATGTATCAATGAGAATGTGTGTATCATCTCGATTGCAGCTAAATAAGGTGCTATTATGTCTTCTTTGTACTCATCGCCTGCCACTGCCTTATAAATTTCATACATTATAAGTGGTCTGAGTCTTTTGCCACCATTTTTTATAGCTTCATTCGAAGCAATTATTACCTTTTTATTTAAATCAACCTCAGTATAGAAGAATGATTCTATCAGTTCTTCTATCTTTTTTATATTCTCTTTATTCATCATCTGCATCCCCTGAGAGTATCTCCATCTGTCTTTCCACATGTGCAATACTATCATTGGCCTGTCTTACCAGCTTTATACCCTCTTCATATAGCTCAAATGCCTCCTCAAGTGTAGTATCCGGCTCTTCAAGCTTTGCAATCAAATCTTCTATATTCACCAAGGTTTCTTCTATACCCTGTTTTTTTTCTTCTTTTTTCGGCATTTTCTCTCCTTATTATAAGACCTTTGCCCTTACCTTTCCATCAGAAAAAAATATATTTAATTCGTCATCTGATTTTAAGCTCTCGGCACTCAGTACTTTTTTATTATTTTCATCACTTATATATGCATATCCACCTGATAATTTCTTCAATGGCGAAGCTGTATCCAGTCTTTTAGTTAAATTTTCAAGTTTGATTTTTCTGTTTTCCAGAATATTCTTAAATGTATTTTGCAGTATTTTAGAAGAACTTTCCAAGCTTTGCTTTTGCTCACGTAGACGAAACTGTGGACTTTTTCTGTTCAATCTCAAAAGTAATGTATTCAAGTCCCTCTTTTTATCTTCTATTTTTCTCCCAAGACCTGCCTTAAGATTTCTCATATATATATCCAATGTGTACATATAATCATCATATATAAAATTTGCAAATTCTGCCGCTTCAGTAGGTGTTGAAGCCATTTTATCAGCAACATAATCGGCTATTGAATGATCTCTACCATGCCCAACAGCACTTATTATAGGAGTTTTGGCATTAAAAATAGTCTTTGCGAGCTCCTCGTCATTGAAGCAATATAAATCTTCTAAGGAACCTCCTCCTCTTCCAACTATCAAAACATCCAGATTCATCTTATCCAGTTTTTTTATAGCTGAAATAATACTTTTTGCTGCCCCCTCCCCCTGTACCAGACATGGTGCAAGTACTATTCTAATATATGGATTTCTTCTATAACTCACATTTATTATATCATTTATTACAGCTCCTGTTTTCGCTGTTGCCACTCCTATACTTTTAACAAATTTAGGTATTTCTTTTTTATATATTGGATCAAACATCCCCATATCTTCCAGTTTTTCCTTGAGTAAAAGATATTGTTCATATAGTTTTCCCCTACCAACTTCCTCTATTCTTTCGGCATACAACTGATACTTGCCATCTCTTTCATAGCAGGATATATTACCTGTTACTATAACTTTTTGTCCCGTTTTCATATCAAAAGAGAGACCCCCTCTACGGCTGGAAAACATCACAGCTGACAAGGTCCCTCTTTCATCCTTTATAGTAAAGTATATATGCTTTGAGCTTGCATATGTGCAATTGCCCACTTCTCCCTCTACTGATATATCACTCAGTAGACAGTCACTTAAGAATATATTCTTTATATATTCATTCACTTTCGATACAGTATAAACCATATAGCCTCCAAGCAACTACTCTTCCATACTTACCTTTGACAGAATAGCATTTACAAATGAGTATGACTCATCCCTACCAAATGTCTTTGCAAGTTCTACAGCTTCATTTATAGCTACACTGACAGGTATATCATTGTCATATTTCATCTCACCTATTGCAAGTCTAAGAATATTTCTCTCTACTCTACCTATTCTCTCGAGCTTCCACCCCTGTGAAAGTTCACTAATTATCTGATCAATT is a window from the Lachnoanaerobaculum umeaense genome containing:
- the nusB gene encoding transcription antitermination factor NusB, yielding MTRHLLREHCFKILFVLDFYPEEETKIQIDNYFESPSLEDEEDELIHDANYSDVDIEYIKSKTMLVKDKRPEIDQIISELSQGWKLERIGRVERNILRLAIGEMKYDNDIPVSVAINEAVELAKTFGRDESYSFVNAILSKVSMEE
- the xseB gene encoding exodeoxyribonuclease VII small subunit, with protein sequence MPKKEEKKQGIEETLVNIEDLIAKLEEPDTTLEEAFELYEEGIKLVRQANDSIAHVERQMEILSGDADDE
- the xseA gene encoding exodeoxyribonuclease VII large subunit, with the protein product MVYTVSKVNEYIKNIFLSDCLLSDISVEGEVGNCTYASSKHIYFTIKDERGTLSAVMFSSRRGGLSFDMKTGQKVIVTGNISCYERDGKYQLYAERIEEVGRGKLYEQYLLLKEKLEDMGMFDPIYKKEIPKFVKSIGVATAKTGAVINDIINVSYRRNPYIRIVLAPCLVQGEGAAKSIISAIKKLDKMNLDVLIVGRGGGSLEDLYCFNDEELAKTIFNAKTPIISAVGHGRDHSIADYVADKMASTPTEAAEFANFIYDDYMYTLDIYMRNLKAGLGRKIEDKKRDLNTLLLRLNRKSPQFRLREQKQSLESSSKILQNTFKNILENRKIKLENLTKRLDTASPLKKLSGGYAYISDENNKKVLSAESLKSDDELNIFFSDGKVRAKVL
- a CDS encoding polyprenyl synthetase family protein, which gives rise to MMNKENIKKIEELIESFFYTEVDLNKKVIIASNEAIKNGGKRLRPLIMYEIYKAVAGDEYKEDIIAPYLAAIEMIHTFSLIHDDLPAMDNDRLRRGKPTTWVSHGEDMAILAGDMLSVQAFEIISNKMQEVDDIIVLKRMTRALYKLARATGGFGMIGGQCVDVEYCGRKMTEEVIRYTYALKTGALLQASFVIGGILAGANEVEIELLKKAGAYIGEAFQIRDDYLDIVADEKELGKPTHSDEKNEKITYVNIVGIDESLRRVESLSADAKKCLKEVRGNMNSIVEIIDMMVNRTS